From Coffea arabica cultivar ET-39 chromosome 2e, Coffea Arabica ET-39 HiFi, whole genome shotgun sequence, the proteins below share one genomic window:
- the LOC140003681 gene encoding probable sodium/metabolite cotransporter BASS2, chloroplastic isoform X3, with translation MSISLCFTPSFAKPSQTHRNFTIFKPLKPIDSPKSNLLPKQSLAIPIIKCASEDSLSLQPVRENPEKPGWENVLSALASLYPVYVTVGGIIACLKPSTFSWFVEKGPASYSLSLGFIMLAMGLTLELKDLINLFRQRPFSILYGCAAQYTIMPAFGWIISKSLGLPPVMSVGLILLACCPGGTASNVVTLIAQGDVPLSVVMTVCTTLGAVVLTPLLTKILAGAYVSVDAVKLSISTLQVVVAPILLGSSMQSIWPDAVKCITPFAPLLAVLASSLLACSVFSENVIHLKSSMVGASPSSDLPLLSPVHTILSSELGIVIVSVLMLHFAGFFVGPFCSYLSAAIGGFAEPQRRAMSIEVGMQNSSLGVVLATSHFSSPMIAFPPAMSAVIMNIMGSTLGFIWRYIDPSDSKKNVKLQDDCMVITSC, from the exons ATGTCAATCTCTCTCTGCTTCACTCCATCATTCGCTAAACCTTCACAAACCCACAGAAATTTTACCATTTTTAAGCCTCTCAAGCCCATCGATTCCCCAAAATCAAATCTTTTACCCAAACAAAGCTTAGCTATACCCATTATCAAGTGTGCTAGTGAAGATTCCCTTAGCCTGCAGCCTGTGCGTGAGAATCCAGAAAAGCCCGGATGGGAAAATGTATTGTCCGCCTTAGCAAGCCTTTATCCTGTCTACGTTACTGTTGGGGGGATTATTGCCTGCTTAAAGCCATCGACTTTTTCATGGTTTGTGGAGAAAGGTCCAGCTTCATATAGCTTGTCACTTGGGTTTATTATGCTGGCAATGGGTCTTACTTTAGAGCTCAAAGATTTGATCAACTTGTTCAGGCAAAGACCCTTTTCT ATACTTTATGGATGTGCTGCTCAGTATACCATTATGCCAGCCTTTGGATGGATAATTAGCAAGTCTCTGGGGCTTCCACCAGTTATGTCAGTTGGTTTAATATTGCTTGCTTGTTGCCCTGGTGGTACAGCTTCCAATGTG GTTACCTTAATTGCTCAAGGGGATGTACCTTTGTCAGTTGTAATGACAGTATGCACAACTCTGGGAGCAGTGGTTCTTACTCCCCTGCTGACCAAGATTCTAGCAGGAGCTTATGTTTCTGTGGATGCGGTTAAACTTTCCATCAGCACTCTGCAG GTGGTGGTTGCTCCAATCCTGCTAGGTTCCTCTATGCAGAGTATTTGGCCAGATGCTGTGAAATGCATTACACCTTTTGCACCATTGCTTGCTGTTTTAGCATCATCTTTGTTGGCTTGCAG TGTGTTCTCAGAAAATGTCATTCATCTTAAATCTTCAATGGTTGGTGCTTCACCATCATCTGATCTTCCTCTGCTTTCTCCTGTCCATACAATCCTCTCAAGTGAATTAGggattgtaattgtttctgtgCTGATGCTGCATTTTGCAGGTTTTTTTGTTGG GCCTTTTTGCAGTTATCTGTCTGCTGCAATTGGTGGATTTGCAGAGCCTCAACGACGCGCCATGTCAATTGAG GTTGGAATGCAAAATTCCTCATTAGGAGTGGTTTTAGCTACCTCCCATTTTTCTTCTCCAATGATCGCATTTCCCCCTGCAATGTCGGCTGTAATTATGAATATCATGGGTAGTACTTTGGGTTTCATTTGGAGATACATAGATCCTTctgattcaaagaaaaatgtgaaG TTGCAGGATGATTGTATGGTTATTACGAGTTGCTAA
- the LOC140003681 gene encoding probable sodium/metabolite cotransporter BASS2, chloroplastic isoform X4 — MSISLCFTPSFAKPSQTHRNFTIFKPLKPIDSPKSNLLPKQSLAIPIIKCASEDSLSLQPVRENPEKPGWENVLSALASLYPVYVTVGGIIACLKPSTFSWFVEKGPASYSLSLGFIMLAMGLTLELKDLINLFRQRPFSILYGCAAQYTIMPAFGWIISKSLGLPPVMSVGLILLACCPGGTASNVVTLIAQGDVPLSVVMTVCTTLGAVVLTPLLTKILAGAYVSVDAVKLSISTLQVVVAPILLGSSMQSIWPDAVKCITPFAPLLAVLASSLLACSVFSENVIHLKSSMVGASPSSDLPLLSPVHTILSSELGIVIVSVLMLHFAGFFVGYLSAAIGGFAEPQRRAMSIEVGMQNSSLGVVLATSHFSSPMIAFPPAMSAVIMNIMGSTLGFIWRYIDPSDSKKNVKLQDDCMVITSC; from the exons ATGTCAATCTCTCTCTGCTTCACTCCATCATTCGCTAAACCTTCACAAACCCACAGAAATTTTACCATTTTTAAGCCTCTCAAGCCCATCGATTCCCCAAAATCAAATCTTTTACCCAAACAAAGCTTAGCTATACCCATTATCAAGTGTGCTAGTGAAGATTCCCTTAGCCTGCAGCCTGTGCGTGAGAATCCAGAAAAGCCCGGATGGGAAAATGTATTGTCCGCCTTAGCAAGCCTTTATCCTGTCTACGTTACTGTTGGGGGGATTATTGCCTGCTTAAAGCCATCGACTTTTTCATGGTTTGTGGAGAAAGGTCCAGCTTCATATAGCTTGTCACTTGGGTTTATTATGCTGGCAATGGGTCTTACTTTAGAGCTCAAAGATTTGATCAACTTGTTCAGGCAAAGACCCTTTTCT ATACTTTATGGATGTGCTGCTCAGTATACCATTATGCCAGCCTTTGGATGGATAATTAGCAAGTCTCTGGGGCTTCCACCAGTTATGTCAGTTGGTTTAATATTGCTTGCTTGTTGCCCTGGTGGTACAGCTTCCAATGTG GTTACCTTAATTGCTCAAGGGGATGTACCTTTGTCAGTTGTAATGACAGTATGCACAACTCTGGGAGCAGTGGTTCTTACTCCCCTGCTGACCAAGATTCTAGCAGGAGCTTATGTTTCTGTGGATGCGGTTAAACTTTCCATCAGCACTCTGCAG GTGGTGGTTGCTCCAATCCTGCTAGGTTCCTCTATGCAGAGTATTTGGCCAGATGCTGTGAAATGCATTACACCTTTTGCACCATTGCTTGCTGTTTTAGCATCATCTTTGTTGGCTTGCAG TGTGTTCTCAGAAAATGTCATTCATCTTAAATCTTCAATGGTTGGTGCTTCACCATCATCTGATCTTCCTCTGCTTTCTCCTGTCCATACAATCCTCTCAAGTGAATTAGggattgtaattgtttctgtgCTGATGCTGCATTTTGCAGGTTTTTTTGTTGG TTATCTGTCTGCTGCAATTGGTGGATTTGCAGAGCCTCAACGACGCGCCATGTCAATTGAG GTTGGAATGCAAAATTCCTCATTAGGAGTGGTTTTAGCTACCTCCCATTTTTCTTCTCCAATGATCGCATTTCCCCCTGCAATGTCGGCTGTAATTATGAATATCATGGGTAGTACTTTGGGTTTCATTTGGAGATACATAGATCCTTctgattcaaagaaaaatgtgaaG TTGCAGGATGATTGTATGGTTATTACGAGTTGCTAA
- the LOC140003681 gene encoding probable sodium/metabolite cotransporter BASS2, chloroplastic isoform X5 — protein sequence MSISLCFTPSFAKPSQTHRNFTIFKPLKPIDSPKSNLLPKQSLAIPIIKCASEDSLSLQPVRENPEKPGWENVLSALASLYPVYVTVGGIIACLKPSTFSWFVEKGPASYSLSLGFIMLAMGLTLELKDLINLFRQRPFSVTLIAQGDVPLSVVMTVCTTLGAVVLTPLLTKILAGAYVSVDAVKLSISTLQVVVAPILLGSSMQSIWPDAVKCITPFAPLLAVLASSLLACSVFSENVIHLKSSMVGASPSSDLPLLSPVHTILSSELGIVIVSVLMLHFAGFFVGPFCSYLSAAIGGFAEPQRRAMSIEVGMQNSSLGVVLATSHFSSPMIAFPPAMSAVIMNIMGSTLGFIWRYIDPSDSKKNVKLQDDCMVITSC from the exons ATGTCAATCTCTCTCTGCTTCACTCCATCATTCGCTAAACCTTCACAAACCCACAGAAATTTTACCATTTTTAAGCCTCTCAAGCCCATCGATTCCCCAAAATCAAATCTTTTACCCAAACAAAGCTTAGCTATACCCATTATCAAGTGTGCTAGTGAAGATTCCCTTAGCCTGCAGCCTGTGCGTGAGAATCCAGAAAAGCCCGGATGGGAAAATGTATTGTCCGCCTTAGCAAGCCTTTATCCTGTCTACGTTACTGTTGGGGGGATTATTGCCTGCTTAAAGCCATCGACTTTTTCATGGTTTGTGGAGAAAGGTCCAGCTTCATATAGCTTGTCACTTGGGTTTATTATGCTGGCAATGGGTCTTACTTTAGAGCTCAAAGATTTGATCAACTTGTTCAGGCAAAGACCCTTTTCT GTTACCTTAATTGCTCAAGGGGATGTACCTTTGTCAGTTGTAATGACAGTATGCACAACTCTGGGAGCAGTGGTTCTTACTCCCCTGCTGACCAAGATTCTAGCAGGAGCTTATGTTTCTGTGGATGCGGTTAAACTTTCCATCAGCACTCTGCAG GTGGTGGTTGCTCCAATCCTGCTAGGTTCCTCTATGCAGAGTATTTGGCCAGATGCTGTGAAATGCATTACACCTTTTGCACCATTGCTTGCTGTTTTAGCATCATCTTTGTTGGCTTGCAG TGTGTTCTCAGAAAATGTCATTCATCTTAAATCTTCAATGGTTGGTGCTTCACCATCATCTGATCTTCCTCTGCTTTCTCCTGTCCATACAATCCTCTCAAGTGAATTAGggattgtaattgtttctgtgCTGATGCTGCATTTTGCAGGTTTTTTTGTTGG GCCTTTTTGCAGTTATCTGTCTGCTGCAATTGGTGGATTTGCAGAGCCTCAACGACGCGCCATGTCAATTGAG GTTGGAATGCAAAATTCCTCATTAGGAGTGGTTTTAGCTACCTCCCATTTTTCTTCTCCAATGATCGCATTTCCCCCTGCAATGTCGGCTGTAATTATGAATATCATGGGTAGTACTTTGGGTTTCATTTGGAGATACATAGATCCTTctgattcaaagaaaaatgtgaaG TTGCAGGATGATTGTATGGTTATTACGAGTTGCTAA
- the LOC140003681 gene encoding probable sodium/metabolite cotransporter BASS2, chloroplastic isoform X2 yields MSISLCFTPSFAKPSQTHRNFTIFKPLKPIDSPKSNLLPKQSLAIPIIKCASEDSLSLQPVRENPEKPGWENVLSALASLYPVYVTVGGIIACLKPSTFSWFVEKGPASYSLSLGFIMLAMGLTLELKDLINLFRQRPFSILYGCAAQYTIMPAFGWIISKSLGLPPVMSVGLILLACCPGGTASNVVSLIAIYPLCPVLQWLKIGGIRYMICFAVVSCFFQVTLIAQGDVPLSVVMTVCTTLGAVVLTPLLTKILAGAYVSVDAVKLSISTLQVVVAPILLGSSMQSIWPDAVKCITPFAPLLAVLASSLLACSVFSENVIHLKSSMVGASPSSDLPLLSPVHTILSSELGIVIVSVLMLHFAGFFVGYLSAAIGGFAEPQRRAMSIEVGMQNSSLGVVLATSHFSSPMIAFPPAMSAVIMNIMGSTLGFIWRYIDPSDSKKNVKLQDDCMVITSC; encoded by the exons ATGTCAATCTCTCTCTGCTTCACTCCATCATTCGCTAAACCTTCACAAACCCACAGAAATTTTACCATTTTTAAGCCTCTCAAGCCCATCGATTCCCCAAAATCAAATCTTTTACCCAAACAAAGCTTAGCTATACCCATTATCAAGTGTGCTAGTGAAGATTCCCTTAGCCTGCAGCCTGTGCGTGAGAATCCAGAAAAGCCCGGATGGGAAAATGTATTGTCCGCCTTAGCAAGCCTTTATCCTGTCTACGTTACTGTTGGGGGGATTATTGCCTGCTTAAAGCCATCGACTTTTTCATGGTTTGTGGAGAAAGGTCCAGCTTCATATAGCTTGTCACTTGGGTTTATTATGCTGGCAATGGGTCTTACTTTAGAGCTCAAAGATTTGATCAACTTGTTCAGGCAAAGACCCTTTTCT ATACTTTATGGATGTGCTGCTCAGTATACCATTATGCCAGCCTTTGGATGGATAATTAGCAAGTCTCTGGGGCTTCCACCAGTTATGTCAGTTGGTTTAATATTGCTTGCTTGTTGCCCTGGTGGTACAGCTTCCAATGTGGTGAGCTTGATCGCTATCTATCCTCTTTGTCCTGTTCTACAATGGTTGAAGATCGGTGGTATCAGATATATGATTTGCTTTGCTGTTGTAAGCTGCT TTTTTCAGGTTACCTTAATTGCTCAAGGGGATGTACCTTTGTCAGTTGTAATGACAGTATGCACAACTCTGGGAGCAGTGGTTCTTACTCCCCTGCTGACCAAGATTCTAGCAGGAGCTTATGTTTCTGTGGATGCGGTTAAACTTTCCATCAGCACTCTGCAG GTGGTGGTTGCTCCAATCCTGCTAGGTTCCTCTATGCAGAGTATTTGGCCAGATGCTGTGAAATGCATTACACCTTTTGCACCATTGCTTGCTGTTTTAGCATCATCTTTGTTGGCTTGCAG TGTGTTCTCAGAAAATGTCATTCATCTTAAATCTTCAATGGTTGGTGCTTCACCATCATCTGATCTTCCTCTGCTTTCTCCTGTCCATACAATCCTCTCAAGTGAATTAGggattgtaattgtttctgtgCTGATGCTGCATTTTGCAGGTTTTTTTGTTGG TTATCTGTCTGCTGCAATTGGTGGATTTGCAGAGCCTCAACGACGCGCCATGTCAATTGAG GTTGGAATGCAAAATTCCTCATTAGGAGTGGTTTTAGCTACCTCCCATTTTTCTTCTCCAATGATCGCATTTCCCCCTGCAATGTCGGCTGTAATTATGAATATCATGGGTAGTACTTTGGGTTTCATTTGGAGATACATAGATCCTTctgattcaaagaaaaatgtgaaG TTGCAGGATGATTGTATGGTTATTACGAGTTGCTAA
- the LOC140003681 gene encoding probable sodium/metabolite cotransporter BASS1, chloroplastic isoform X6, which translates to MPAFGWIISKSLGLPPVMSVGLILLACCPGGTASNVVSLIAIYPLCPVLQWLKIGGIRYMICFAVVSCFFQVTLIAQGDVPLSVVMTVCTTLGAVVLTPLLTKILAGAYVSVDAVKLSISTLQVVVAPILLGSSMQSIWPDAVKCITPFAPLLAVLASSLLACSVFSENVIHLKSSMVGASPSSDLPLLSPVHTILSSELGIVIVSVLMLHFAGFFVGPFCSYLSAAIGGFAEPQRRAMSIEVGMQNSSLGVVLATSHFSSPMIAFPPAMSAVIMNIMGSTLGFIWRYIDPSDSKKNVKLQDDCMVITSC; encoded by the exons ATGCCAGCCTTTGGATGGATAATTAGCAAGTCTCTGGGGCTTCCACCAGTTATGTCAGTTGGTTTAATATTGCTTGCTTGTTGCCCTGGTGGTACAGCTTCCAATGTGGTGAGCTTGATCGCTATCTATCCTCTTTGTCCTGTTCTACAATGGTTGAAGATCGGTGGTATCAGATATATGATTTGCTTTGCTGTTGTAAGCTGCT TTTTTCAGGTTACCTTAATTGCTCAAGGGGATGTACCTTTGTCAGTTGTAATGACAGTATGCACAACTCTGGGAGCAGTGGTTCTTACTCCCCTGCTGACCAAGATTCTAGCAGGAGCTTATGTTTCTGTGGATGCGGTTAAACTTTCCATCAGCACTCTGCAG GTGGTGGTTGCTCCAATCCTGCTAGGTTCCTCTATGCAGAGTATTTGGCCAGATGCTGTGAAATGCATTACACCTTTTGCACCATTGCTTGCTGTTTTAGCATCATCTTTGTTGGCTTGCAG TGTGTTCTCAGAAAATGTCATTCATCTTAAATCTTCAATGGTTGGTGCTTCACCATCATCTGATCTTCCTCTGCTTTCTCCTGTCCATACAATCCTCTCAAGTGAATTAGggattgtaattgtttctgtgCTGATGCTGCATTTTGCAGGTTTTTTTGTTGG GCCTTTTTGCAGTTATCTGTCTGCTGCAATTGGTGGATTTGCAGAGCCTCAACGACGCGCCATGTCAATTGAG GTTGGAATGCAAAATTCCTCATTAGGAGTGGTTTTAGCTACCTCCCATTTTTCTTCTCCAATGATCGCATTTCCCCCTGCAATGTCGGCTGTAATTATGAATATCATGGGTAGTACTTTGGGTTTCATTTGGAGATACATAGATCCTTctgattcaaagaaaaatgtgaaG TTGCAGGATGATTGTATGGTTATTACGAGTTGCTAA
- the LOC140003681 gene encoding probable sodium/metabolite cotransporter BASS2, chloroplastic isoform X1, with protein MSISLCFTPSFAKPSQTHRNFTIFKPLKPIDSPKSNLLPKQSLAIPIIKCASEDSLSLQPVRENPEKPGWENVLSALASLYPVYVTVGGIIACLKPSTFSWFVEKGPASYSLSLGFIMLAMGLTLELKDLINLFRQRPFSILYGCAAQYTIMPAFGWIISKSLGLPPVMSVGLILLACCPGGTASNVVSLIAIYPLCPVLQWLKIGGIRYMICFAVVSCFFQVTLIAQGDVPLSVVMTVCTTLGAVVLTPLLTKILAGAYVSVDAVKLSISTLQVVVAPILLGSSMQSIWPDAVKCITPFAPLLAVLASSLLACSVFSENVIHLKSSMVGASPSSDLPLLSPVHTILSSELGIVIVSVLMLHFAGFFVGPFCSYLSAAIGGFAEPQRRAMSIEVGMQNSSLGVVLATSHFSSPMIAFPPAMSAVIMNIMGSTLGFIWRYIDPSDSKKNVKLQDDCMVITSC; from the exons ATGTCAATCTCTCTCTGCTTCACTCCATCATTCGCTAAACCTTCACAAACCCACAGAAATTTTACCATTTTTAAGCCTCTCAAGCCCATCGATTCCCCAAAATCAAATCTTTTACCCAAACAAAGCTTAGCTATACCCATTATCAAGTGTGCTAGTGAAGATTCCCTTAGCCTGCAGCCTGTGCGTGAGAATCCAGAAAAGCCCGGATGGGAAAATGTATTGTCCGCCTTAGCAAGCCTTTATCCTGTCTACGTTACTGTTGGGGGGATTATTGCCTGCTTAAAGCCATCGACTTTTTCATGGTTTGTGGAGAAAGGTCCAGCTTCATATAGCTTGTCACTTGGGTTTATTATGCTGGCAATGGGTCTTACTTTAGAGCTCAAAGATTTGATCAACTTGTTCAGGCAAAGACCCTTTTCT ATACTTTATGGATGTGCTGCTCAGTATACCATTATGCCAGCCTTTGGATGGATAATTAGCAAGTCTCTGGGGCTTCCACCAGTTATGTCAGTTGGTTTAATATTGCTTGCTTGTTGCCCTGGTGGTACAGCTTCCAATGTGGTGAGCTTGATCGCTATCTATCCTCTTTGTCCTGTTCTACAATGGTTGAAGATCGGTGGTATCAGATATATGATTTGCTTTGCTGTTGTAAGCTGCT TTTTTCAGGTTACCTTAATTGCTCAAGGGGATGTACCTTTGTCAGTTGTAATGACAGTATGCACAACTCTGGGAGCAGTGGTTCTTACTCCCCTGCTGACCAAGATTCTAGCAGGAGCTTATGTTTCTGTGGATGCGGTTAAACTTTCCATCAGCACTCTGCAG GTGGTGGTTGCTCCAATCCTGCTAGGTTCCTCTATGCAGAGTATTTGGCCAGATGCTGTGAAATGCATTACACCTTTTGCACCATTGCTTGCTGTTTTAGCATCATCTTTGTTGGCTTGCAG TGTGTTCTCAGAAAATGTCATTCATCTTAAATCTTCAATGGTTGGTGCTTCACCATCATCTGATCTTCCTCTGCTTTCTCCTGTCCATACAATCCTCTCAAGTGAATTAGggattgtaattgtttctgtgCTGATGCTGCATTTTGCAGGTTTTTTTGTTGG GCCTTTTTGCAGTTATCTGTCTGCTGCAATTGGTGGATTTGCAGAGCCTCAACGACGCGCCATGTCAATTGAG GTTGGAATGCAAAATTCCTCATTAGGAGTGGTTTTAGCTACCTCCCATTTTTCTTCTCCAATGATCGCATTTCCCCCTGCAATGTCGGCTGTAATTATGAATATCATGGGTAGTACTTTGGGTTTCATTTGGAGATACATAGATCCTTctgattcaaagaaaaatgtgaaG TTGCAGGATGATTGTATGGTTATTACGAGTTGCTAA